The genomic region TCCACATATTCCCCAAgtctctctatacatctctcaGTCCATACTACATCTTACCCAAACTCACCCATAGAACTGAGCAAGTTCTAtataagagaaagcgagagagagagaaagagagagagagagagagaaagagagagagagagagagagaaagagagagaaagagagagaaagagagagagaaagagagaaagagagagagagagagagagagagagagagagagagagagagagagagagagagagagagagagagagagagagacagagacagagaccttGGAACTGaaccctttctgcctccctccaggGCGTGCGTGTCGGCGTGAGGTCCAGCGCGGTCGAGTTCCCCCGCCATGGCTTGTTCGCTGAGGAATATCATCAACTTCGGCCTCCTGCTCGCCGTCGTCGACCTGGTGAGTGGCCGTCGTGAGGCAGACGGGGACGGTCGTGGTAATGGCACTTATGAGACGGGCAATGGTAGTTATAAAGCCCACGATGGCCGTTATAGTGGATGATAACAGTACTAAGAGGATTATATTAGCATAGTTAGTTGTTATAAGGCCGATATTGATGACTTTACCGGATAAATACAGACAAGGATGGGTATAGTTATAGCAATGGCTGTTATAACGTCGATGATAGTTATCATTTTGGATGATAACAGTACAAAAATTATGTTAGTAATGGTAGttatggcgatgacgatgatgacgatattgatgactAGActggatgataacagtaaaggcAAAGATGAGTATGGATATAGTAATGGTTGATAAAACACCAATGATTATTATACTGGATGAGTATGGTACAGACAAGGATGATCTAGTAACTGTTCGTCTTAAAATTTGGGTagagtttatatattcatattatgatgattgatattataagattgatataaatatttttggtGAGAACTGTAACGAAAATGGTAACGAGgaaatttgttttatctttaaagttttaaagatttattatgattcattttgtatatttatgttactaaaatgataaagaaaaaatgcctaaaataacattcatgattataataatcaatagtgATGGCTggagtactaataatgataataaccgtaataGTGACCaatctaattatgataatgaaaattataataaagatatcagcaatgatgattataatgataacattggtaatcATAATGCTGGAAATGAAAACcataataaaagcaatggtaatttcatcgatgataatcataacggtgATGTAAAATAATTTATGATGCTGGCAATGATGCTTACAATACTTgcagtgggagaaagagagaaaacctccGTTGAAAAATATACTTTTGGTAGAAAGGACACAAGCCAGGAGTAACAGCTGCAGAAAGCTCCCTaaagtttatttctctttcagttCTCCTTTTCCTTAGCCATAAGGGTCGACTTTGGTTCAGTGGAGTTCTTAGCCTAATTATCTTTCTGAAGTAAAGTGTGAACAATACCCGAGGTCTGATTACAACGTGTTCAGGAACACTTTTGTGTGGGCGCCCTGTTTTCTTTAGTCCGGTCCTGTGGCCATAACAGGGTGTCATTAAAACACATGTGATAAATAATTATCCACATATAGTGGATAATTATTTGCAGAGATCTATGTAAATCATACTTAAGAAAACTGTAACAGTGCAACTTTCCTTCCCAGCTGCACGGGGTCGCCACCTGCGCCTTCTATGGGTATCAATTCAGCATCCATTATAGGTGCCACTGGGCCCATGGCCTCCGCTGGTGCCAGCACTACCTCTACATGTCAGGTAAGCGGCGACTTCCTCGTCTGTCACTTTCTGTTGCTTTAGTTATATATGTtcctgcatatacacatatacatacacgcaaattcAAGCATGCGAGtatgcacacatgtgtgcatTGGCTTAGTGTTTAGTATTTGCATGCCATTTCACTTACTGTAGAGGAATGGCATGACGCCTCGAAGCTGGGCAGCCACGGCCCACTAGGGCGTGGAGACATACTGTGGCTTCTTACCAACTGCTGTCCGTACTCTGGGCTCAGTGGATGGCTCTGGGGAATAGAATGATTTCTGAGTCCATTTCCCTGTCAGTACTGGCAGTGTTGTAAAGTGGGGAATGAACATGCATAGCCTCTTTCCTGTGGATTCTTGAGTTAGGCAAAGAAGAGTCCTTGTGCCATTGGTGAGGGATTGCCGGAGGAAGTGTTCAGTTGATATGTACTTTTGGGGAGGGACTCAGGTAGTCACATATCTCTATTATGTAATTCATAACTCTGGATTGTTAGACCAGGAAGTCTGCAGATGCATTGGTGAGGTGGCAAGAGTCATGAACTCGAAAAAAGTAGTTGGAGATTCAGATATTGTTCAGAAGGAACAATACACATAACTTGAAGGTCATCATTTTGCAATTATTGCTATGTGGTAACGGAACCAATACATTGGTGTCACGCCTTGATACCCAATAAAAGATCTCTTAGGTTGTATTATGAGGTACAGTTCACAGGACTATATGTCCTATGGTTAGCTATAAGAGCACCTGACTCAATTCACTATACATGCTCCCACCAGAAGGTGTCTTGCCaataatagagagacagatgatcAGAAAGATGCATATaggatcatatatataaaaaataactttGTGTAAATACACAAATTTATTTATTGTCAAAATAGCTGATACTCGACAAGCCACCTTGtcacctactcccccccccctcccgcagacCACAGCGTGCGCGTGAACATCGGCATCGCTGAGGGCGTCGGAtgcctcttcttctccaccatcctcatcatcggACTCTGCAaggtgggcatatatatatatatattttttttcctttattttaggtATATAATGTGCGTGGgcgggattattatttttttttttttagtacgtttgtgattatcttaatttttcttttattttgggtATTTAATGTGCAAGGTGGATAGGATTTTTTAATGCATTTGtggatatctttttattttttttttgctttattttaggTGTTTAATGTGCAAAGTggattgtaattttcttttttaagactTGGTGATATGTTTGTGGACATCTGTGGCATTTTGTTTTTTGGTCCTTCACTTGATTTGATTCGAAGATTGTTAGAATTTACAGTACTGATGTAAAATGCAGTGATATCAGAGTACAATTtttgcacaagagagagagagaagaaaaataattaaagtcTTCCCAAcactagaaaaataaacaaacaagacacccgcaatatagtaaataaataaatagattaatagagaaCAGCCAAACCCTATCATCCACACCCCTCTGCCCTTCCTTACCCCACAGCGCAAACCCCTAGTGACCTGGACGTGGCTGCTCAAACCCATCGCCGTCGTCATCATCAACGTGTTCTTCCTGAGTCGCTGGCTGGCGCAGAAGTCCCGCTACTACCACAGCTTCTTGGACCGACGCAGCGACGAACAGGAGAATCTCTTCACCTACTTGGGTCTCGGCCTCACCCTCGTCCAGGTCTTCGTcatgctcttcctcctctgcatCAACGGCTCCTTCACCTACAAGGTATGCGCCCTTCCTGCTTGAATGTTCGAGGAGTTCGTTTATATGCCCTCGATCGGGATTTGtaccgttctcaggtgcacatAACTCTGGTACTGTTAAGGATGGACAAgggacagtttattaggagtcttgtagaggaggtagaaggccatttcttagtaaatgaccttcgtcctgcagaccaagtcctgagaaagctgaactccaagtcctcttctcaggtgacagcggtttgcttagtaagtggccaaatcgtctcagatcctgttgtggtgcgggagcATTGAgctaagtattttgagcagctgtacggggttgacccaccaacagttaacttggatgcagcgAACCTATGGTTGCATGATTGCCATCTAGCAGCCTAGTACCattcccctgacctgttgaagggtgtggtcatccctctctggaaagggaaagggggttgatAGGACTGCAGCAattaccgaggcatcacactgctcagtataccaggcaaggttctcgcccacatccttctgagacgtatcagagaccacctactgaggcaccagaggccagagcaatctggattcactcctggtaagtccacaatagactgtatccttgcgctttgaTTCATTGTAGAGCACCATCATGAGTTTGGCATGGGCTGCTTGCGGCCTACATCGACCTtaagaaggcgttcaatacagtgcatcgggagatCAGGAGATCCTgacactgagaggaattccaacaaggattattggactaatagtaagcctgtatactggcactgaaagtgctgtaaagtgtggtgggggcctgtcaagcttctttcctgttagttcaggagtgaggcaaagctgtgtccttgcaccaacacttatcaacacttgcatggactggatattgggcagcgctagtgttcaaagtcattgtgggacaactctgggcaatatcaaggtttccGACCTAGACTTTGCTGCTGATGTTGAtattctgagtccttggaatccttagtggtggctcttgatgcatttagtaatgaagcaaaacccttggatctagaggtctcctgaatcaagaccaagatccagcactttgtggacttactaggagaacctatTTGGTTTGTACTTGCTTGTGGTGAttacattgaagtcacagagagctttacataccttggtagtatagttcataactgtgggctgtcagaccaggaagtcagcagacggattggtctggtagcaggggtcatgaactctctcgacaagagtatttataGATGCcgttacctgtgcagaaggaccaagccacGTGTtgtcaaggccctgataatgccagttttgctatacagtagtgaaacggAGATTATCCTGTGCCTAGGAGTCACATCTTCGATGCCTTTTGCAATcagtccttgcaccggatcatggggtactgtttgcGGGACgacgtgtcaaaccaacggttgcaccatgagacttgcacaggacctatttcctgcacaatccgtgatcgccaactcaggctatacggtcacctggctcgcttcccccaggatgatcctgcacaccaggttgtctctgttcgaaacatccctgggtggaggaggcttgtgggacaacctaggaagtcgtggcttgggcagattgatcaaacctgtcatgaggagcttgagatgggctgagtccctgcctaGCGGCTTGCCGTGAGGGACTCTCGTAAGTaaaaacgaagggtggatgtggctatgcgctcCCTTCGGCATTAGctccttaatgatgatgatgaaccatTTTGTTACAAGGTAAAGAGTTGCTGATTAAAAATCAGTTAAAAAAAtgtgatatatttagatatatattactTGAAAATAGGAACAAAAATCTGCTAATTCTTGTTACAGTAGAAGTTTATGGCATCCCAACCAAGTAAATGGAAACAAATAGGCGActtagcaaaaaaagaaaaaaaaaaaaaaattacatagatTTGTTTATGATGTGAACTCCTTAGTGAGCACTGGGATGGTACCCTCTTAGGCAAGTGGAGAACACCTGCAATCCCTCCTGCTTCTCactagactatatatatgtatatatatcgtggatgcgcatacatgtatacatacatatacatattcatacggaTACTACTACACACATTGCAGGTGCTCCAATACCAATATCTTATTTAAGAAGGATAATTATCAGCATACTTTCTGACAATTTTTAAATCAATCAAATGGAGGATAGGCCTACTGATTGTTATGTCGCTAGGTTTTCTCAATTTATTTATCGTTGATGTTCTGGGTAATGAAGATATAAGTTTGGTTTAGATTgcttttcgtctcctcttccaGATCCGCAAGCAGGGTGCTCCAAACACAGACAGAGCGGAGTGTGTAATATAGAAGACCAGGCGTTGTGGGGGTCTGCactaggaagagaggagagaagtcaGCCTTCCACCTTGGGAATCAgatggcattctctctctctctttcttagtatctctctctctctcttagtatctgtctctatctcacactctctctctctctttctctccctaataTTCACGACTTCTCGGCAACTTAGTGTGCTCGAGCGAAGGGGTCGCTCATCTTTGCACTTGGCTCACCTGCCCGTCTTGTGCAGGGCAGCCTTAATGCATTGGACTGTGCAAGCCCCTCTGCAAGCAGTTTTATATGTAGTGTGTAATCAAAGTATCGATTTTGTGGTCGTCTATacttgttaattttttttagatgtgtttattttatggcttcttttttttcgttttctgagtGGTTGAGACAGTGTATAAAAGGTGATAACCTTCCTATGTAGATTGATTGAAAACTGGTGGGCAGTAGTGAAACGCCAATGTGGCCGTACACTTTTATTTCTTACACACGAAATATATAGGAcacgtatgataataataataataatgtgagacGAAGAACGCGATGTAACTAGCGGTGCTGAGT from Penaeus vannamei isolate JL-2024 chromosome 26, ASM4276789v1, whole genome shotgun sequence harbors:
- the LOC113803000 gene encoding uncharacterized protein, which gives rise to MACSLRNIINFGLLLAVVDLLHGVATCAFYGYQFSIHYRCHWAHGLRWCQHYLYMSDHSVRVNIGIAEGVGCLFFSTILIIGLCKRKPLVTWTWLLKPIAVVIINVFFLSRWLAQKSRYYHSFLDRRSDEQENLFTYLGLGLTLVQVFVMLFLLCINGSFTYKIRKQGAPNTDRAECVI